One window of the Oncorhynchus keta strain PuntledgeMale-10-30-2019 chromosome 31, Oket_V2, whole genome shotgun sequence genome contains the following:
- the LOC118364434 gene encoding C-type lectin domain family 12 member B-like encodes MSEELHYSTVVFKNPIISLLEEKKEEETVYAEVKGSAVTQRNPATAVDERPALHSQPFRGVAVCLGVLCVLLVSAIIGLYVYFSTALSEHNTKLVRELEQLTDVCANLTNLNSNLSTANHILRCDYSKVSTANQRLAAEKEALSRERDRLNWNLGYIYQFENFPVNQYCSPKDDVGERKCNPCRSGWMLFQSSCYQILYHSSPWKTWEQSRENCKKNHSDLLVIGSQTEQEFIHNHTQYYFDIYHGYWIGLTDIANVNQWLWVNGSHQTDGFWKRQTGGGNCVLTVPNDAPLANWNAELCSMQNRWICESRALLWSD; translated from the exons AGAAAAAAGAGGAAGAAACAGTATATGCTGAAGTTAAGGGAAGTGCGGTCACTCAACGGAATCCTGCCACAGCAG TGGATGAGAGGCCTGCTCTCCACTCTCAACCCTTTCGAGGAGTGGCAGTGTGTTTGGGTGTTCTTTGTGTCCTCTTGGTTTCAGCCATTATAGGCCTCTATGTGTACT TCAGCACTGCCCTGTCAGAGCACAACACAAAGTTGGTGAGGGAACTGGAGCAACTAACAGATGTGTGTGCGAACCTTACGAACCTCAACAGCAATCTGAGTACAGCCAATCACATTTTGCGGTGTGATTATAGCAAAGTAAGCACTGCAAACCAACGTTTAGCGGCTGAGAAAGAAGCATTgtcaagagagagggatagactgaACTGGAATCTTGGGTACATATATCAGTTTGAAAATTTTCCAGTCAATCAATATTGTTCACCAAAGGATGACGTAGGAG AGAGAAAGTGTAACCCTTGTCGAAGTGGTTGGATGTTGTTCCAATCTAGTTGTTACCAGATTTTATACCATTCCAGTCCCTGGAAGACCTGGGAACAAAGCAGAGAGAATTGCAAAAAAAATCATTCTGATCTGCTTGTCATAGGAAGTCAAACGGAACAG GAATTCATTCATAACCACACTCAATACTACTTTGATATTTATCATGGATACTGGATCGGTTTGACTGACATAGCTAATGTCAACCAATGGCTCTGGGTTAATGGAAGTCACCAGACTGATGG GTTTTGGAAGAGACAAACTGGGGGGGGTAATTGCGTGTTAACTGTCCCAAATGATGCGCCTTTGGCTAATTGGAATGCTGAATTATGTAGCATGCAGAACCGTTGGATCTGTGAGAGTAGAGCCTTACTATGGTCAGATTAA